The following are encoded together in the Lathyrus oleraceus cultivar Zhongwan6 chromosome 3, CAAS_Psat_ZW6_1.0, whole genome shotgun sequence genome:
- the LOC127126930 gene encoding sister chromatid cohesion 1 protein 4 isoform X7, producing MFYSQFILAKKGPLGTIWIAAHLERKLRKNQVADTDIGVSVDSILFPEVPIALRLSSHLLLGVVRIYSRKVNYLFDDCSEALLKVKQAFRSTAVDLPPEESTAPYHSITLPETFDLDDFELPDNDIFQGNYVDRHVSTREQITLQDTLDGMAYKTTQFGLDERFGDGDASQIGLDLDEVMLIDKDSTLEHNDFSANPQVSRQEDEKKEDVVTTSDKMLVEDSGSKVMLIDQDANLEPDDLGANSQISHHKDEKKEDVIGTSNRMQVEDSGSKIDLSDGFPTSPEFHEYAQGLSTSPEFHDYAQDPSTSPEFHNCAQDPSVSPEFHEYAQGPSTPGLQEPNLFGTQSDQVINEADFHNSADLLSMYSTQNESRAHQTENNVIGCSLQNNGKHVGVDLHHEASDCVLADVNNKREEQEHFTRTVVMKDQGNLIPNNNCLASVPLMDSSNEDHTTTVLPECAGGYVDTSGILEKVERLHDGVLMNTESVMANLNETVNVVSGGVNINDSGVSPSCSHVTSDQEGLSCKLLSNMDESRGSEFGGHLADVTTLLKHGVSNNSEVSKNEQQPSVAYEAQVSNIVSPLESSGRPEVVDVEARASQELKEAGILNFVSHEAEQPTQSHLRPCTSRVNNPSLLSIEGEKCHETDVSDPALGYHGTVEPSACEGKLDLGQSGMQFGSQIISNKMGSVNTFTASDIPEPEKMLSLGQSGMQFGNQMISNKMGSVNTFTATDIPEPEKMLSLGQSGMQIGNQMISNKMGSVNTFTATDIPEPEKMLSLGQSGMQFGNQMISNKMGSVNTFTATDIPEPEKMLSLGQSGMQFGNQMISHKMGSINTFTATDIPAPEKMLSLGQSGMQFGSQMISNKMGSANPFTASDIPAPEKMLSLGQSSMQFGNQMISNKMGSVNTFTASNIPEPEKMLSLGQSSMQFGNQMISNKMGSVNTFTASEIPVPEKMLSLGQSDMQYGSQMIGNKMGSVNAFTASDIPAPEKMLSLGQSDMQYGSQMIGNKMGSVNTFTASNIPEPEKMLSLAYPHFGEMNHLLLESTPGNQVISGGHRDVAAVTSISGQKRSYTESTLTLQSMGLVESYGGAQSRRTTGSIPDDNDLLSSILAGRKSSALKVKPSPATAEVPTAKRFRSTPRTSTLKRKVLVDDTMVLHGDTIRHQLISTEDIRRVRKKAPCTSDEILMIQRQVLEDKIFHKPIFTDLSADLTILQNGAFDLSGIKVYDYGLDGFSVEKVNNQQSYSKSNAEIHVGQAHNEPMAVQPQEEAEESYSKTNVGIHEVESHNEPMEVQLQNNAEAQPSEMPVPSERESHNETMEVQPQITAEAQPSEMPVPSEREPHNETMEVQPQITAEARPSEMPVPSERESHNETMEVQPQITAEAQPSEMPVPSERESHNETMEVQPQITAEAQPSEIPLQLESDQSGVDFGSHDIDAHGRANIISNMKELSGSQNAEMNNAGGIFEISETENYSVGPTNIISDVNELGSSQNAEMNNAGRIFETSEAENYSIVHSNIISDVNELGGSQNAEMNNAGRNFETSEAENYSIVHSNIISDGNELGSSQNAEMSNSGGNFETFESENYSVVPGHETLSLTEVFENELCMPKDFDASQPLMDKTDDGAGSIQTNVLEIPTSEKMNTSTILENEFVDDQHDRNNADAIEIAEHDMEIGTRVETDGLEADNLHASLVLGSKEASEYTDNQVSFHGDLPMEENGNNMLEGLNEDLVVSSGLGCDDKDAKAGGLFSENIEVDCLHSVAPEDVKEGSNDEENSVFQEAALQNTMYPDVSAIRSPSVDQNDEDDMVDNDTGFLNVGDDEIIDDDDDDADGFAPGAEGTQLENSGWSSRTRAVAKYLQTLFDKEDLHGRQSLHLDKILVGKTRKEASRMFFETLVLKTRDYIDVEQTKPFANINLQPRGKLMKTDF from the exons ATGTTTTACTCTCAGTTTATTTTGGCGAAGAAAGGTCCACTTGGGACAATATGGATAGCTGCACATTTAGAGAGGAAGCTCCGGAAGAATCAGGTGGCGGATACTGATATTGGCGTCTCTGTAG ATTCCATTCTTTTTCCTGAAGTACCAATTGCACTCCGTTTATCCAGTCATCTTCTGCTTGGTGTGGTAAGGATATATTCCAGAAAGGTGAATTACCTTTTCGATGATTGCAGTGAAGCCTTGCTTAAGGTAAAACAAGCTTTCCGCTCCACGGCAGTTGATTTGCCACCAGAAGAGTCCACTGCACCTTACCATTCCATCACTTTACCTGAGACTTTTGATCTTGATGATTTTGAACTACCAGATAATGACATTTTTCAAGG CAACTATGTTGATCGCCATGTCAGTACTAGGGAGCAGATTACACTGCAAGATACTTTAGACGGCATGGCTTACAAAACAACACAGTTTGGATTGGATG AGCGCTTTGGAGATGGTGATGCCTCTCAAATTGGTTTAGACCTTGATGAG GTTATGTTAATAGACAAAGATTCCACTTTGGAGCACAATGACTTCAGTGCTAATCCTCAAGTGTCTCGTCAAGAAGATGAAAAGAAAGAGGATGTGGTTACAACTTCTGATAAAATGCTAGTAGAAGACAGTGGAAGCAAG GTCATGTTAATAGACCAAGATGCCAATTTGGAACCTGATGACTTAGGTGCTAATTCTCAAATTTCTCATCACAAAGATGAAAAGAAAGAGGATGTGATTGGAACTTCAAATAGAATGCAAGTAGAAGACAGTGGAAGCAAAATTGATTTG AGTGATGGTTTTCCGACATCTCCTGAATTTCATGAATATGCTCAAGGTTTATCTACTTCTCCTGAATTTCATGACTATGCTCAAGATCCATCCACTTCTCCGGAATTTCATAACTGTGCTCAAGATCCATCCGTGTCTCCTGAATTTCATGAATATGCTCAAGGTCCATCTACTCCAGGACTCCAAGAGCCAAACTTATTTGGTACTCAGTCGGATCAGGTCATTAATGAAGCTGATTTTCATAATTCAGCAGATTTATTATCAATGTATTCAACGCAAAATGAATCCCGTGCTCATCAAACTGAGAACAATGTAATTGGTTGCTCCTTGCAAAATAATGGGAAGCATGTTGGTGTAGATTTGCATCATGAGGCTAGTGACTGTGTTCTGGCTGATGTGAATAACAAAAGAGAGGAACAAGAACATTTCACTCGTACAGTTGTGATGAAGGATCAAGGAAATTTGATACCTAATAATAATTGCTTGGCATCAGTACCCTTGATGGACTCCTCCAATGAAGACCACACGACCACCGTGTTACCAGAATGTGCAGGTGGATATGTTGATACTTCTGGTATACTTGAAAAGGTGGAAAGGTTGCATGATGGAGTTCTGATGAATACTGAATCAGTTATGGCCAATTTGAATGAAACTGTTAATGTTGTTTCTGGAGGCGTCAACATCAATGATTCTGGTGTGTCTCCTAGCTGTTCTCATGTTACATCTGATCAAGAGGGCCTCTCATGTAAACTGTTGTCTAACATGGATGAATCTCGTGGTTCTGAATTTGGTGGTCATTTGGCAGATGTTACCACATTGTTAAAGCACGGCGTTTCAAATAATAGTGAAGTTTCCAAGAATGAGCAGCAACCCAGCGTGGCTTATGAGGCTCAAGTATCCAATATTGTAAGTCCTCTAGAGTCATCTGGTAGACCTGAAGTTGTTGATGTGGAAGCTCGTGCATCTCAGGAACTGAAGGAAGCAGGTATTTTAAACTTTGTATCTCATGAAGCTGAGCAGCCCACCCAGTCGCACCTTCGGCCATGCACTTCCCGTGTAAACAATCCTTCTCTGTTATCTATTGAAG GTGAAAAATGTCATGAAACTGATGTTTCAGATCCTGCTTTGGGTTATCATGGAACTGTAGAGCCATCTGCTTGTGAAGGAAAGTTGGACTTGGGGCAATCAGGCATGCAATTTGGGAGTCAGATAATAAGTAATAAAATGGGAAGTGTAAACACATTTACTGCTTCTGACATAC CTGAGCCTGAAAAAATGCTCTCCTTGGGGCAATCAGGCATGCAATTTGGGAATCAGATGATAAGTAATAAAATGGGAAGTGTAAACACATTTACTGCTACTGACATACCTGAGCCTGAAAAAATGCTCTCCTTGGGACAATCAGGCATGCAAATTGGGAATCAGATGATAAGTAATAAAATGGGAAGTGTAAACACATTTACTGCTACTGACATACCTGAGCCTGAAAAAATGCTCTCCTTGGGGCAATCAGGCATGCAATTTGGGAATCAGATGATAAGTAATAAAATGGGAAGTGTGAACACATTTACTGCTACTGACATACCTGAGCCTGAAAAAATGCTCTCCTTGGGGCAATCAGGCATGCAATTTGGGAATCAGATGATAAGTCATAAAATGGGAAGTATAAACACATTTACTGCTACTGACATACCTGCGCCTGAAAAAATGCTCTCCTTGGGGCAATCAGGCATGCAATTTGGGAGTCAGATGATAAGTAATAAAATGGGAAGTGCAAACCCATTTACTGCTTCTGACATACCTGCACCTGAAAAAATGCTCTCCTTGGGGCAATCAAGCATGCAATTTGGGAATCAGATGATAAGTAATAAAATGGGAAGTGTAAACACATTTACTGCTTCTAACATACCTGAGCCTGAGAAAATGCTCTCCTTGGGGCAATCAAGCATGCAATTTGGGAATCAGATGATAAGTAACAAAATGGGAAGTGTAAACACATTTACTGCCTCTGAGATACCTGTGCCTGAAAAAATGCTCTCCTTGGGTCAATCAGACATGCAATATGGGAGTCAGATGATAGGTAATAAAATGGGAAGTGTAAACGCATTTACTGCCTCTGACATACCTGCGCCTGAAAAAATGCTCTCCTTGGGTCAATCAGACATGCAATATGGGAGTCAGATGATAGGTAATAAAATGGGAAGTGTAAACACATTTACTGCTTCTAACATACCTGAGCCTGAGAAAATGCTCTCTTTGGCTTATCCACATTTTGGTGAGATGAATCATTTGCTGCTGGAGTCTACTCCTGGCAATCAGGTTATATCTGGAGGTCATAGAGATGTTGCAGCAGTAACATCAATATCTGGTCAAAAGCGCAGCTACACAGAAAGTACTCTTACATTGCAGAGCATGGGTTTAGTTGAATCATATGGTGGGGCTCAGTCCAGAAGAACTACCGGATCCATTCCGGATGATAATGATCTATTGTCTTCAATATTAG CTGGCAGAAAATCTTCAGCTTTAAAAGTTAAACCAAGTCCAGCAACCGCTGAAGTACCAACAGCAAAGCGGTTTCGTTCTACACCACGAACTAGTACCTTAAAGAGGAAGGTGCTTGTGGATGATACGATGGTCTTGCACGGCGA TACAATACGCCACCAATTGATAAGTACTGAAGATATTCGGCGTGTACGGAAAAAAGCTCCTTGCACAAGCGATGAGATTTTAATGATTCAGAGACAGGTTTTGGAGGATAAAATTTTCCATAAACCAATATTTACAG ATTTGTCTGCTGATTTGACTATTCTGCAAAACGGGGCATTTGATCTGAGTGGAATCAAGGTTTATGATTATGGCTTAGATGGTTTTTCCGTGGAAAAAGTAAACAATCAACAGTCCTATTCTAAATCAAATGCTGAGATTCATGTGGGGCAAGCACATAATGAGCCTATGGCAGTCCAACCCCAAGAGGAGGCTGAAGAGTCTTATTCTAAAACGAATGTTGGGATTCATGAGGTGGAATCACATAATGAGCCTATGGAAGTCCAGCTCCAAAATAATGCTGAAGCCCAACCTTCTGAGATGCCTGTTCCGTCTGAGAGGGAATCACACAATGAAACTATGGAAGTCCAACCCCAAATAACTGCTGAAGCCCAGCCTTCTGAGATGCCTGTTCCGTCTGAGAGGGAACCACACAATGAAACTATGGAAGTCCAACCCCAAATAACTGCTGAAGCCCGAC CTTCTGAGATGCCTGTTCCGTCTGAGAGGGAATCACACAATGAAACTATGGAAGTCCAACCCCAAATAACTGCTGAAGCCCAACCTTCTGAGATGCCTGTTCCGTCTGAGAGGGAATCACACAATGAAACTATGGAAGTCCAACCCCAAATAACTGCTGAAGCCCAACCTTCTGAGATACCTCTTCAGTTGGAGAGTGATCAGTCTGGAGTTGACTTTGGATCTCATGATATTGACGCTCATGGGCGTGCAAATATTATATCAAACATGAAGGAGCTTAGCGGTTCTCAAAATGCTGAAATGAACAATGCTGGGGGGATTTTTGAGATTTCTGAAACAGAGAATTACTCTGTTGGGCCTACAAATATTATATCAGATGTAAATGAGCTTGGTAGTTCTCAAAATGCTGAAATGAACAATGCTGGACGAATTTTCGAGACTTCTGAAGCAGAAAATTACTCTATTGTGCATTCAAATATTATATCAGATGTAAATGAGCTTGGTGGTTCTCAAAATGCTGAAATGAACAATGCTGGACGAAATTTCGAGACTTCTGAAGCAGAAAATTACTCTATTGTTCATTCAAATATTATATCAGACGGAAATGAGCTTGGTAGTTCTCAAAATGCTGAAATGAGCAATTCTGGTGGAAATTTTGAGACTTTTGAATCAGAGAATTACTCTGTTGTCCCTGGGCATGAAACTTTATCACTAACtgaagtttttgaaaatgagCTATGTATGCCAAAAGATTTTGATGCATCGCAGCCTCTCATGGATAAAACGGATGATGGTGCTGGTTCTATCCAAACAAATGTGCTGGAGATTCCAACTTCCGAGAAAATGAATACATCTACTATTCTAGAAAATGAGTTTGTGGATGATCAACATGATAGAAACAATGCAGATGCTATTGAAATTGCAGAGCATGACATGGAAATTGGAACACGAGTTGAAACAGATGGCTTGGAAGCTGATAATTTACATGCATCCTTGGTTCTTGGCTCTAAGGAAGCTAGTGAATATACTGACAACCAGGTATCCTTCCATGGAGACCTACCTATGGAGGAAAATGGGAACAACATGCTAGAAGGCTTAAATGAGGATCTAGTTGTTTCTTCTGGCTTGGGATGTGATGACAAGGATGCAAAGGCTGGCGGCTTATTTAGTGAAAATATTGAAGTAGATTGTTTACATTCTGTAGCACCTGAGGATGTAAAAGAAGGTTCTAATGATGAGGAAAACTCAGTCTTTCAAGAAGCTGCATTACAAAATACAATGTATCCTGATGTCTCAGCTATTAGGAGTCCTTCTGTGGATCAGAATGAT GAAGACGATATGGTCGACAATGATACAG GATTTTTGAATGTTGGAGATGATGAGATAATTGATGACGATGATGACGATGCTGATGGTTTTGCACCGGGTGCTGAAGGAACACAGCTAGAAAATAGTGGATGGTCTTCTCGAACCAG GGCTGTTGCGAAGTATCTTCAGACCTTGTTTGATAAGGAGGATCTACATGGAAGGCAGAGCCTGCATCTTGACAAAATATTGGTGGGTAAAACACGGAAAGAAGCATCAAGGATGTTTTTTGAAACACTG GTTCTCAAGACAAGGGATTATATTGATGTAGAACAGACAAAACCCTTTGCCAATATTAACTTACAACCTCGAGGGAAGCTTATGAAGACAGATTTCTGA